The genomic window AAAACAAGCAGAATAATACAAATTTTTTTCATTGATTTATGTTTTAAAAATTAAGAACAATTTTCTTTATTTTAAAACACAAAAATAGAATATAAAGTATGGAGCAAAATGTCAGAAACAGAAACTTAAGCCAATATTAAGTTTGAAATAGCAGACTAAATAAACTGAAATTGAGTTCTTTTTGTACTACAACATCCCATTGTATTTTCGAACAAACCACTCCGAAGTTAGTGTAATGGCTATTAAAATCAACAACCAAACCCAATCAATTAAAGGTGTTTTGGTTAGGATTTCTTTTTGAATGGCTTTGTAATTTTCGTCTTCCAAAAGCGATTTGATTAAAACATTCACTTGGTTTGGATAATAAATTTTTCCTTGAGTTTGTGTTGCCAATTGATTCAATTTTTCGACATCGGGATTAACGAATTGTTTTTCGATATTAAAATCCAGAATTTCAAAATGACCTGAATAACTGGTTTTCGAATTCAATTCTTTTACCGAAAAATTATAACCACCTGCCGAAAGTCCGTCCAAATTGACTTTAAAAGAATTATTACCTTTTAGTAAATCGTAATTTTTGGTTTGCTTGGTTTTTATATTGGTTACCGAAATCGTCAAGCGAGCCTTTTCATCAAATTCGTAGTTTTTATTGAAATAAGAAGCTGTAATTTCGATGGCTTCTCCCGAATTATAAAAACTTTCGTGATTGACCGCCAAGGATTTTTTGGAATCATTAGATGCCAAAAACTGAATAATTTTATCCACAAAAACATCGTATTTTCCGAAAGACTGATGGTCAAGATGAAATTGAATACGCCATTTCCAACTATTCTCTCCCAAAAGAAAAGCAGAACGTTTGCCTTGATTTTCGGCAAAAGCCAACAAAGGTGAATTAGTTGCTATATTTCTAATTTTGGAAGAAAGCAAAGTAGAAACCGTTCCATTTGTAGTTATCGTTCCAAAAGGATTTTGCAGTGGAGGAAAATTTTCGAAACCTAAATTATCCATGGCAAAAAGAGTAAACTGCGAATTAAATTCGGCTAAATAATCCTCTTTTTGACTGCTCATTTTGAAAACCAAATTGTTTTGTTGTTGGTTCAAAAAATTGAAATCCGTGCTATTTCCAGTAATAATAAAAGTATTAATTCCAGCTACTTTATTCTTTTCAAAAACCGACTTAAATTCATTTGTCGGCTGATACAGGATTAAAATATTATAATCTTGTAATAAATTGATTAAGTTAGGTTTAAGAACACTTACTTTGCGCTGTACATTAGTTTCAATAGCACGTTTCAAAGCACCCAAATCGGGATGATTTATAGCCGAAACAATGGCAATATTTGTCTTTTGATCGATGACTTCAACCGCAAAATTTTTGGTGTTATTATAAGTATTTTTCTCTTTTTGGTTAGAAGAAATGGTCGCTTTAAAAACTTGTATTCCTACTTTGTCTGCAGGAAGCAAAACGTTTAAAATCACCGATTTTTTGGATTGAGAAAAAGAAACCGTTTGCTTACTCAAAACCGAATTCCCTTGCGAAATACGAAAATCAGCCGTTACATTTTTGTTTCCCGAATAATTCAAAAATACTTCTACAGGAAATTTATTTTTCTGAAAAGCATATTTATTGACGTTTAATTGACTCACTTTTAAGTCTAAAAATTTAGTTGTATCACCAACAACTAAAGGATAAACCTTGTTGTTTGCATCAAAAGAATACACATAATCATTCCCCGAAGTTTGATTTCCATCCGTAATCAAAACCGTTGGAAAAGTGGTGTTCTTATAAATACTTTTCAAACTTTTGGCAACTTCATCCAGATTGGTTTGCGTTCCTTTGAAATCAAATTCCTCCGATTGTTGAAATTCACTGTCAAATTGATAGGATTGCAAATCAAATTTTTCCTGCAATTCTTTGTTTTGAGAAAGTTTTTTATACAATTCTAAAGCTGTTTCTTTAGATTTTAAATCAGCAATAGAACTCGAATTATCTACTACAACAGGCAAAGGTGTTTTGATAGTTTCCAATGTTTTTCGGGTCATTATTGGATTAATCAACAACAATAATATTCCGAAAATGGATAAAAAACGTAAAAAAGCCAAAACCAAGTTCAGTTTCGACTTGGTTTTGGCTTTATAATAATATTGAAAAAATGACAAACCGCCTGCTATTAATAAAGAAAGTAATAATAATAGAATCGTGTTTGTTGTCATGTTTTTAGTATTCAGCGTTCAGTATTCAGTGTTCAGTTGATTACTGAATACTGAACACTGCTAACTTTTTTTAAGTAAGCATTCCTCCGCAAACGTTCAAGACTTGCCCTGTAACGTAAGCACTCATATCTGATGCCAAGAAAAGACAAGCATTGGCAACATCTTCAGTTGTTCCGCCACGTTTCAATGGAATTCCTTCTCTCCAACCTTTTACTACATCTTCGCTTAATTTAGCTGTCATCTCCGTTTCAATAAATCCAGGAGCAATGGCGTTGCAACGAATGTTACGAGAACCTAATTCTAATGCTACTGATTTTGTAAATCCAATCGCACCTGCTTTTGAAGCAGCATAATTGGTTTGACCTGCATTTCCAGAAACCCCAACAACAGAACTAATATTGATAATGGATCCAGCACGTTGTTTCAAAAACGTTTTTTGAATCGCTTTGGTCATATTGAAAACCGATTTCAAATTTACATCAATTACTTGATCAAAATCCGCTTCGGACATACGCATCAACAAGTTGTCTTTCGTAATTCCAGCATTGTTGATTAAAATATCTACAGTTCCAAATTCAGCTAAAACAGCATCAACAAAAGTTTGCGCTTCGTTAAAATCAGCCGCATTTGATTGGTATCCTTTGGCTTTGACGCCCAAAGCATTCAATTCATTTTCCAATGCCAAAGCAGATTCTACAGATGAACTATAGGTAAACGCTACATTGGCTCCGTGTTTTGCAAAAACTTCTGCGATTCCTCTTCCGATTCCACGACTTGCGCCAGTGATGATGGCTACTTTTCCTTCAAGTAATTTCATATTATGATTTGATTTTTTATTTCTAATTGAATTTCAAATATAGGCATAATGTATTTCGTGCCAAAAAAAATGCCCAACGAATTACGTGGGCATTTCAATTATTTTAGAATTTAGGATTTAGAAAGCCACATTCCATCTTGGTAATTTTGCGTTTTCGTCCAAGAAATTTTGTAGAATTTGTCCTTCCAAGAAAGTTGGGATTACTTTATTCTTGTCGTTGAAAGTTTCATACCAAGCCACTTCTAGTAATGAAATATTTTCCAATTTCATTTGCGCTGGCCAAGAATATTTACGCCCTGTTTTTGCAAATTGGTGTCCATTTACAATCTTGTCATACAAACCACCGTTTTTGCTTTTCAAAGTTCCGTCGTTTTGCACAGTTCCAGTAGAACCTACCATAATCAATTCTTTTTCTTCACCTTCAACGGCATAAACCAAGAAGATTCCGTTTCCAGTTTCTGGCGCATTACACACTTCCTCTAAACTATCGTCAAC from Flavobacterium eburneipallidum includes these protein-coding regions:
- the fabG gene encoding 3-oxoacyl-[acyl-carrier-protein] reductase; translation: MKLLEGKVAIITGASRGIGRGIAEVFAKHGANVAFTYSSSVESALALENELNALGVKAKGYQSNAADFNEAQTFVDAVLAEFGTVDILINNAGITKDNLLMRMSEADFDQVIDVNLKSVFNMTKAIQKTFLKQRAGSIINISSVVGVSGNAGQTNYAASKAGAIGFTKSVALELGSRNIRCNAIAPGFIETEMTAKLSEDVVKGWREGIPLKRGGTTEDVANACLFLASDMSAYVTGQVLNVCGGMLT